One window of Siniperca chuatsi isolate FFG_IHB_CAS linkage group LG15, ASM2008510v1, whole genome shotgun sequence genomic DNA carries:
- the kdm1a gene encoding lysine-specific histone demethylase 1A isoform X4, translating to MLSSKKSDAGSSSSSSSSTAGAAGGDRVPVSDAQTGPSASAAGAMDAKKKERSSPSGEPGGAPLTHQAGSGAADQDSAEVRRTSRRKRAKQVEYREMDESLANLSEDEYYSEEERNAKAEKERKQVIPPPAPPVEEENDSEPEEPSGVEGAAFQSRLPHDRMTSQEAACFPDIISGPQQTQKVFLYIRNRTLQLWLDNPKIQLTFEATAQQLEAPYNSDAVLVHRIHSYLERHGLINFGIYKRVKPLPTKKTGKVIVIGGGVSGLAAARQLQSFGMDVTVLEARDRVGGRVATFRKGNYVADLGAMVVTGLGGNPMAVISKQVNMELAKIKQKCPLYEANGQAGERCTSVPKEKDEMVEQEFNRLLEATSYLSHQLDFNFLNNKPVSLGQALEVVIQLQEKHVKDEQIEHWKKIVKTQEDLRDLLNKMVTTKERVKELHQQYKEASEVKPPRDITAEFLVKSKHRDLTALCKDYDELVEMQVKLEEKLQELEANPPSDVYLSSRDRQILDWHFANLEFANATPLSTLSLKHWDQDDDFEFTGSHLTVRNGYSCVPVALAEGLDIKLNTAVRQVRYTASGCEVIAVNTRSTTQTFIYKCDAVLCTLPLGVLKQQPPAVQFVPPLPEWKTSAIQRMGFGNLNKVVLCFDRVFWDPSVNLFGHVGSTTASRGELFLFWNLYKAPILLALMAGEAAGIMENISDDVIVGRCLAILKGIFGSSAVPQPKETVVTRWRADPWARGSYSYVAAGSSGNDYDLMAQPITPGPAIPGASQPVPRLFFSGEHTIRNYPATVHGALLSGLREAGRIADQFLGAMYTLPRQATPTAASNPQQAQPTPSV from the exons ATGCTGTCTAGCAAGAAGTCAGACGCtggctcctcttcctcctcctcttcatctacTGCGGGAGCAGCGGGAGGTGATAGGGTTCCGGTTTCCGATGCCCAGACTggtccatcagcctcagctgcaggTGCTATGGATGCAAAGAAGAAGGAGAGGTCATCCCCTAGTGGGGAACCTGGAGGAGCCCCTTTGACCCACCAAGCAGGCTCGGGGGCGGCAGACCAAGATTCAGCTGAAGTTCGCAGGACGAGTCGTCGCAAGCGagcaaaa CAGGTGGAGTACCGCGAGATGGACGAGAGCCTGGCCAATCTGTCGGAGGACGAATATTactctgaggaggagaggaatgccaaggcagagaaagagaggaagcagGTCATCCCTCCTCCGGCTCCACCAGTAGAGGAAGAGAATGACAGTGAACCAGAAGAACCATCTG gtGTGGAAGGAGCTGCTTTCCAGAGCCGTCTTCCTCATGACCGTATGACATCCCAGGAGGCTGCTTGCTTCCCTGACATAATCAGCGGTCCCCAGCAGACTCAGAAGGTCTTCCTCTACATCCGCAACCGTACG CTCCAACTGTGGCTGGACAACCCTAAGATCCAGCTGACCTTTGAGGCCACAGCACAGCAGCTTGAAGCTCCATACAACA gtgatGCTGTGCTGGTCCACAGGATACACAGCTACCTAGAAAGGCATGGACTCATTAACTTTGGCATTTACAAGAGGGTCAAGCCTTTGCCCA CAAAGAAGACCGGCAAGGTTATAGTCATTGGTGGAGGTGTGTCTGGCCTAGCTGCAGCCAGGCAGCTGCAGAGCTTCGGGATGGATGTTACAGTATTGGAGGCCAGG GACCGTGTTGGAGGCAGAGTGGCCACATTTAGGAAGGGCAACTATGTTGCTGATCTGGGAGCCATGGTGGTGACAGGGCTGG GGGGGAATCCCATGGCAGTGATCAGTAAGCAGGTTAACATGGAGCTGGCCAAGATCAAACAGAAGTGTCCACTGTATGAAGCCAATGGCCAGGCT GGTGAACGGTGCACAAGT gtgccaaaagaaaaagatgagatgGTGGAGCAAGAGTTCAACAGATTGCTGGAGGCCACCTCCTACCTCAGCCACCAGCTGGACTTTAACTTCCTCAACAACAAACCTGTTTCTCTGGGACAGGCCCTGGAGGTGGTCATACA GCTGCAGGAGAAGCATGTAAAAGATGAGCAGATAGAACACTGGAAGAAGATTGTAAAGACTCAGGAAGATCTCAGGGATCTTCTCAACAAG ATGGTGACCACTAAGGAACGAGTTAAGGAGCTCCATCAGCAGTATAAAGAGGCCAGTGAAGTCAAACCACCCAGAGATATCACAGCTGAGTTCCTGGTGAAGAGCAAGCACCGTGACCTCACCGCGCTCTGCAAA GACTATGATGAGTTGGTGGAGATGCAGGTCAAGCTGGAGGAGAagctgcaggagctggaggCCAATCCACCCAG TGATGTTTACCTGTCATCTAGGGATCGGCAGATCCTAGACTGGCACTTTGCCAACTTGGAGTTTGCCAACGCTACGCCCCTCTCCACCCTTTCTCTCAAGCATTGGGATCAG GACGATGACTTTGAGTTCACTGGCAGCCACCTGACAGTAAGGAATGGTTACTCTTGTGTTCCCGTGGCCCTGGCTGAAGGCTTGGACATCAAACTAAACACAGCAGTGCGGCAGGTTCGATATACAGCCTCTG GCTGTGAGGTGATAGCAGTCAACACTCGCTCCACGACCCAGACCTTCATATACAAGTGTGATGCTGTGCTGTGCACCCTGCCTCTCGGTGTGTTAAAGCAGCAGCCTCCTGCTGTGCAGTTTGTCCCCCCGCTGCCTGAGTGGAAGACATCTGCTATACAGAGGATGGGCTTTGGCAACCTCAACAAG GtggtgttgtgttttgaccGTGTGTTCTGGGATCCCAGTGTCAACTTGTTTGGTCATGTTGGCTCCACGACAGCAAGTCGGGGCGAACTCTTCCTCTTCTGGAACCTCTACAAAG ccCCGATCCTACTCGCTCTGATGGCTGGCGAGGCCGCTGGCATCATGGAGAACATCAGTGATGACGTGATTGTCGGACGCTGCCTGGCCATTCTCAAAGGAATATTTGGAAGCAGCGCTGTACCGCAG CCAAAGGAAACTGTGGTCACTCGTTGGCGTGCAGACCCCTGGGCGCGGGGCTCCTACTCGTACGTCGCAGCAGGTTCTTCGGGTAACGACTATGACCTTATGGCACAACCCATCACACCTGGCCCTGCTATACCGGGAGCCTCACAG ccGGTCcctcgtctcttcttctctgggGAGCACACTATCAGAAATTACCCCGCTACAGTCCATGGCGCCCTGCTCAGTGGGCTCCGCGAGGCCGGACGCATTGCAGATCAGTTCCTGGGTGCCATGTACACGCTTCCCCGGCAGGCCACTCCCACAGCCGCCAGCAACCCTCAGCAGGCTCAGCCCACCCCCAGTGTCTGA
- the kdm1a gene encoding lysine-specific histone demethylase 1A isoform X3 translates to MDITRCTEKWERPPTSSIMLSSKKSDAGSSSSSSSSTAGAAGGDRVPVSDAQTGPSASAAGAMDAKKKERSSPSGEPGGAPLTHQAGSGAADQDSAEVRRTSRRKRAKQVEYREMDESLANLSEDEYYSEEERNAKAEKERKQVIPPPAPPVEEENDSEPEEPSGVEGAAFQSRLPHDRMTSQEAACFPDIISGPQQTQKVFLYIRNRTLQLWLDNPKIQLTFEATAQQLEAPYNSDAVLVHRIHSYLERHGLINFGIYKRVKPLPTKKTGKVIVIGGGVSGLAAARQLQSFGMDVTVLEARDRVGGRVATFRKGNYVADLGAMVVTGLGGNPMAVISKQVNMELAKIKQKCPLYEANGQAGERCTSVPKEKDEMVEQEFNRLLEATSYLSHQLDFNFLNNKPVSLGQALEVVIQLQEKHVKDEQIEHWKKIVKTQEDLRDLLNKMVTTKERVKELHQQYKEASEVKPPRDITAEFLVKSKHRDLTALCKDYDELVEMQVKLEEKLQELEANPPSDVYLSSRDRQILDWHFANLEFANATPLSTLSLKHWDQDDDFEFTGSHLTVRNGYSCVPVALAEGLDIKLNTAVRQVRYTASGCEVIAVNTRSTTQTFIYKCDAVLCTLPLGVLKQQPPAVQFVPPLPEWKTSAIQRMGFGNLNKVVLCFDRVFWDPSVNLFGHVGSTTASRGELFLFWNLYKAPILLALMAGEAAGIMENISDDVIVGRCLAILKGIFGSSAVPQPKETVVTRWRADPWARGSYSYVAAGSSGNDYDLMAQPITPGPAIPGASQPVPRLFFSGEHTIRNYPATVHGALLSGLREAGRIADQFLGAMYTLPRQATPTAASNPQQAQPTPSV, encoded by the exons ATGGATATTACCAGGTGCACGGAGAAATGG GAGAGGCCTCCAACATCCTCCATAATGCTGTCTAGCAAGAAGTCAGACGCtggctcctcttcctcctcctcttcatctacTGCGGGAGCAGCGGGAGGTGATAGGGTTCCGGTTTCCGATGCCCAGACTggtccatcagcctcagctgcaggTGCTATGGATGCAAAGAAGAAGGAGAGGTCATCCCCTAGTGGGGAACCTGGAGGAGCCCCTTTGACCCACCAAGCAGGCTCGGGGGCGGCAGACCAAGATTCAGCTGAAGTTCGCAGGACGAGTCGTCGCAAGCGagcaaaa CAGGTGGAGTACCGCGAGATGGACGAGAGCCTGGCCAATCTGTCGGAGGACGAATATTactctgaggaggagaggaatgccaaggcagagaaagagaggaagcagGTCATCCCTCCTCCGGCTCCACCAGTAGAGGAAGAGAATGACAGTGAACCAGAAGAACCATCTG gtGTGGAAGGAGCTGCTTTCCAGAGCCGTCTTCCTCATGACCGTATGACATCCCAGGAGGCTGCTTGCTTCCCTGACATAATCAGCGGTCCCCAGCAGACTCAGAAGGTCTTCCTCTACATCCGCAACCGTACG CTCCAACTGTGGCTGGACAACCCTAAGATCCAGCTGACCTTTGAGGCCACAGCACAGCAGCTTGAAGCTCCATACAACA gtgatGCTGTGCTGGTCCACAGGATACACAGCTACCTAGAAAGGCATGGACTCATTAACTTTGGCATTTACAAGAGGGTCAAGCCTTTGCCCA CAAAGAAGACCGGCAAGGTTATAGTCATTGGTGGAGGTGTGTCTGGCCTAGCTGCAGCCAGGCAGCTGCAGAGCTTCGGGATGGATGTTACAGTATTGGAGGCCAGG GACCGTGTTGGAGGCAGAGTGGCCACATTTAGGAAGGGCAACTATGTTGCTGATCTGGGAGCCATGGTGGTGACAGGGCTGG GGGGGAATCCCATGGCAGTGATCAGTAAGCAGGTTAACATGGAGCTGGCCAAGATCAAACAGAAGTGTCCACTGTATGAAGCCAATGGCCAGGCT GGTGAACGGTGCACAAGT gtgccaaaagaaaaagatgagatgGTGGAGCAAGAGTTCAACAGATTGCTGGAGGCCACCTCCTACCTCAGCCACCAGCTGGACTTTAACTTCCTCAACAACAAACCTGTTTCTCTGGGACAGGCCCTGGAGGTGGTCATACA GCTGCAGGAGAAGCATGTAAAAGATGAGCAGATAGAACACTGGAAGAAGATTGTAAAGACTCAGGAAGATCTCAGGGATCTTCTCAACAAG ATGGTGACCACTAAGGAACGAGTTAAGGAGCTCCATCAGCAGTATAAAGAGGCCAGTGAAGTCAAACCACCCAGAGATATCACAGCTGAGTTCCTGGTGAAGAGCAAGCACCGTGACCTCACCGCGCTCTGCAAA GACTATGATGAGTTGGTGGAGATGCAGGTCAAGCTGGAGGAGAagctgcaggagctggaggCCAATCCACCCAG TGATGTTTACCTGTCATCTAGGGATCGGCAGATCCTAGACTGGCACTTTGCCAACTTGGAGTTTGCCAACGCTACGCCCCTCTCCACCCTTTCTCTCAAGCATTGGGATCAG GACGATGACTTTGAGTTCACTGGCAGCCACCTGACAGTAAGGAATGGTTACTCTTGTGTTCCCGTGGCCCTGGCTGAAGGCTTGGACATCAAACTAAACACAGCAGTGCGGCAGGTTCGATATACAGCCTCTG GCTGTGAGGTGATAGCAGTCAACACTCGCTCCACGACCCAGACCTTCATATACAAGTGTGATGCTGTGCTGTGCACCCTGCCTCTCGGTGTGTTAAAGCAGCAGCCTCCTGCTGTGCAGTTTGTCCCCCCGCTGCCTGAGTGGAAGACATCTGCTATACAGAGGATGGGCTTTGGCAACCTCAACAAG GtggtgttgtgttttgaccGTGTGTTCTGGGATCCCAGTGTCAACTTGTTTGGTCATGTTGGCTCCACGACAGCAAGTCGGGGCGAACTCTTCCTCTTCTGGAACCTCTACAAAG ccCCGATCCTACTCGCTCTGATGGCTGGCGAGGCCGCTGGCATCATGGAGAACATCAGTGATGACGTGATTGTCGGACGCTGCCTGGCCATTCTCAAAGGAATATTTGGAAGCAGCGCTGTACCGCAG CCAAAGGAAACTGTGGTCACTCGTTGGCGTGCAGACCCCTGGGCGCGGGGCTCCTACTCGTACGTCGCAGCAGGTTCTTCGGGTAACGACTATGACCTTATGGCACAACCCATCACACCTGGCCCTGCTATACCGGGAGCCTCACAG ccGGTCcctcgtctcttcttctctgggGAGCACACTATCAGAAATTACCCCGCTACAGTCCATGGCGCCCTGCTCAGTGGGCTCCGCGAGGCCGGACGCATTGCAGATCAGTTCCTGGGTGCCATGTACACGCTTCCCCGGCAGGCCACTCCCACAGCCGCCAGCAACCCTCAGCAGGCTCAGCCCACCCCCAGTGTCTGA
- the kdm1a gene encoding lysine-specific histone demethylase 1A isoform X2, which yields MDITRCTEKWVKQDKERPPTSSIMLSSKKSDAGSSSSSSSSTAGAAGGDRVPVSDAQTGPSASAAGAMDAKKKERSSPSGEPGGAPLTHQAGSGAADQDSAEVRRTSRRKRAKVEYREMDESLANLSEDEYYSEEERNAKAEKERKQVIPPPAPPVEEENDSEPEEPSGVEGAAFQSRLPHDRMTSQEAACFPDIISGPQQTQKVFLYIRNRTLQLWLDNPKIQLTFEATAQQLEAPYNSDAVLVHRIHSYLERHGLINFGIYKRVKPLPTKKTGKVIVIGGGVSGLAAARQLQSFGMDVTVLEARDRVGGRVATFRKGNYVADLGAMVVTGLGGNPMAVISKQVNMELAKIKQKCPLYEANGQAGERCTSVPKEKDEMVEQEFNRLLEATSYLSHQLDFNFLNNKPVSLGQALEVVIQLQEKHVKDEQIEHWKKIVKTQEDLRDLLNKMVTTKERVKELHQQYKEASEVKPPRDITAEFLVKSKHRDLTALCKDYDELVEMQVKLEEKLQELEANPPSDVYLSSRDRQILDWHFANLEFANATPLSTLSLKHWDQDDDFEFTGSHLTVRNGYSCVPVALAEGLDIKLNTAVRQVRYTASGCEVIAVNTRSTTQTFIYKCDAVLCTLPLGVLKQQPPAVQFVPPLPEWKTSAIQRMGFGNLNKVVLCFDRVFWDPSVNLFGHVGSTTASRGELFLFWNLYKAPILLALMAGEAAGIMENISDDVIVGRCLAILKGIFGSSAVPQPKETVVTRWRADPWARGSYSYVAAGSSGNDYDLMAQPITPGPAIPGASQPVPRLFFSGEHTIRNYPATVHGALLSGLREAGRIADQFLGAMYTLPRQATPTAASNPQQAQPTPSV from the exons ATGGATATTACCAGGTGCACGGAGAAATGGGTAAAACAAGACAAG GAGAGGCCTCCAACATCCTCCATAATGCTGTCTAGCAAGAAGTCAGACGCtggctcctcttcctcctcctcttcatctacTGCGGGAGCAGCGGGAGGTGATAGGGTTCCGGTTTCCGATGCCCAGACTggtccatcagcctcagctgcaggTGCTATGGATGCAAAGAAGAAGGAGAGGTCATCCCCTAGTGGGGAACCTGGAGGAGCCCCTTTGACCCACCAAGCAGGCTCGGGGGCGGCAGACCAAGATTCAGCTGAAGTTCGCAGGACGAGTCGTCGCAAGCGagcaaaa GTGGAGTACCGCGAGATGGACGAGAGCCTGGCCAATCTGTCGGAGGACGAATATTactctgaggaggagaggaatgccaaggcagagaaagagaggaagcagGTCATCCCTCCTCCGGCTCCACCAGTAGAGGAAGAGAATGACAGTGAACCAGAAGAACCATCTG gtGTGGAAGGAGCTGCTTTCCAGAGCCGTCTTCCTCATGACCGTATGACATCCCAGGAGGCTGCTTGCTTCCCTGACATAATCAGCGGTCCCCAGCAGACTCAGAAGGTCTTCCTCTACATCCGCAACCGTACG CTCCAACTGTGGCTGGACAACCCTAAGATCCAGCTGACCTTTGAGGCCACAGCACAGCAGCTTGAAGCTCCATACAACA gtgatGCTGTGCTGGTCCACAGGATACACAGCTACCTAGAAAGGCATGGACTCATTAACTTTGGCATTTACAAGAGGGTCAAGCCTTTGCCCA CAAAGAAGACCGGCAAGGTTATAGTCATTGGTGGAGGTGTGTCTGGCCTAGCTGCAGCCAGGCAGCTGCAGAGCTTCGGGATGGATGTTACAGTATTGGAGGCCAGG GACCGTGTTGGAGGCAGAGTGGCCACATTTAGGAAGGGCAACTATGTTGCTGATCTGGGAGCCATGGTGGTGACAGGGCTGG GGGGGAATCCCATGGCAGTGATCAGTAAGCAGGTTAACATGGAGCTGGCCAAGATCAAACAGAAGTGTCCACTGTATGAAGCCAATGGCCAGGCT GGTGAACGGTGCACAAGT gtgccaaaagaaaaagatgagatgGTGGAGCAAGAGTTCAACAGATTGCTGGAGGCCACCTCCTACCTCAGCCACCAGCTGGACTTTAACTTCCTCAACAACAAACCTGTTTCTCTGGGACAGGCCCTGGAGGTGGTCATACA GCTGCAGGAGAAGCATGTAAAAGATGAGCAGATAGAACACTGGAAGAAGATTGTAAAGACTCAGGAAGATCTCAGGGATCTTCTCAACAAG ATGGTGACCACTAAGGAACGAGTTAAGGAGCTCCATCAGCAGTATAAAGAGGCCAGTGAAGTCAAACCACCCAGAGATATCACAGCTGAGTTCCTGGTGAAGAGCAAGCACCGTGACCTCACCGCGCTCTGCAAA GACTATGATGAGTTGGTGGAGATGCAGGTCAAGCTGGAGGAGAagctgcaggagctggaggCCAATCCACCCAG TGATGTTTACCTGTCATCTAGGGATCGGCAGATCCTAGACTGGCACTTTGCCAACTTGGAGTTTGCCAACGCTACGCCCCTCTCCACCCTTTCTCTCAAGCATTGGGATCAG GACGATGACTTTGAGTTCACTGGCAGCCACCTGACAGTAAGGAATGGTTACTCTTGTGTTCCCGTGGCCCTGGCTGAAGGCTTGGACATCAAACTAAACACAGCAGTGCGGCAGGTTCGATATACAGCCTCTG GCTGTGAGGTGATAGCAGTCAACACTCGCTCCACGACCCAGACCTTCATATACAAGTGTGATGCTGTGCTGTGCACCCTGCCTCTCGGTGTGTTAAAGCAGCAGCCTCCTGCTGTGCAGTTTGTCCCCCCGCTGCCTGAGTGGAAGACATCTGCTATACAGAGGATGGGCTTTGGCAACCTCAACAAG GtggtgttgtgttttgaccGTGTGTTCTGGGATCCCAGTGTCAACTTGTTTGGTCATGTTGGCTCCACGACAGCAAGTCGGGGCGAACTCTTCCTCTTCTGGAACCTCTACAAAG ccCCGATCCTACTCGCTCTGATGGCTGGCGAGGCCGCTGGCATCATGGAGAACATCAGTGATGACGTGATTGTCGGACGCTGCCTGGCCATTCTCAAAGGAATATTTGGAAGCAGCGCTGTACCGCAG CCAAAGGAAACTGTGGTCACTCGTTGGCGTGCAGACCCCTGGGCGCGGGGCTCCTACTCGTACGTCGCAGCAGGTTCTTCGGGTAACGACTATGACCTTATGGCACAACCCATCACACCTGGCCCTGCTATACCGGGAGCCTCACAG ccGGTCcctcgtctcttcttctctgggGAGCACACTATCAGAAATTACCCCGCTACAGTCCATGGCGCCCTGCTCAGTGGGCTCCGCGAGGCCGGACGCATTGCAGATCAGTTCCTGGGTGCCATGTACACGCTTCCCCGGCAGGCCACTCCCACAGCCGCCAGCAACCCTCAGCAGGCTCAGCCCACCCCCAGTGTCTGA
- the kdm1a gene encoding lysine-specific histone demethylase 1A isoform X1, whose product MDITRCTEKWVKQDKERPPTSSIMLSSKKSDAGSSSSSSSSTAGAAGGDRVPVSDAQTGPSASAAGAMDAKKKERSSPSGEPGGAPLTHQAGSGAADQDSAEVRRTSRRKRAKQVEYREMDESLANLSEDEYYSEEERNAKAEKERKQVIPPPAPPVEEENDSEPEEPSGVEGAAFQSRLPHDRMTSQEAACFPDIISGPQQTQKVFLYIRNRTLQLWLDNPKIQLTFEATAQQLEAPYNSDAVLVHRIHSYLERHGLINFGIYKRVKPLPTKKTGKVIVIGGGVSGLAAARQLQSFGMDVTVLEARDRVGGRVATFRKGNYVADLGAMVVTGLGGNPMAVISKQVNMELAKIKQKCPLYEANGQAGERCTSVPKEKDEMVEQEFNRLLEATSYLSHQLDFNFLNNKPVSLGQALEVVIQLQEKHVKDEQIEHWKKIVKTQEDLRDLLNKMVTTKERVKELHQQYKEASEVKPPRDITAEFLVKSKHRDLTALCKDYDELVEMQVKLEEKLQELEANPPSDVYLSSRDRQILDWHFANLEFANATPLSTLSLKHWDQDDDFEFTGSHLTVRNGYSCVPVALAEGLDIKLNTAVRQVRYTASGCEVIAVNTRSTTQTFIYKCDAVLCTLPLGVLKQQPPAVQFVPPLPEWKTSAIQRMGFGNLNKVVLCFDRVFWDPSVNLFGHVGSTTASRGELFLFWNLYKAPILLALMAGEAAGIMENISDDVIVGRCLAILKGIFGSSAVPQPKETVVTRWRADPWARGSYSYVAAGSSGNDYDLMAQPITPGPAIPGASQPVPRLFFSGEHTIRNYPATVHGALLSGLREAGRIADQFLGAMYTLPRQATPTAASNPQQAQPTPSV is encoded by the exons ATGGATATTACCAGGTGCACGGAGAAATGGGTAAAACAAGACAAG GAGAGGCCTCCAACATCCTCCATAATGCTGTCTAGCAAGAAGTCAGACGCtggctcctcttcctcctcctcttcatctacTGCGGGAGCAGCGGGAGGTGATAGGGTTCCGGTTTCCGATGCCCAGACTggtccatcagcctcagctgcaggTGCTATGGATGCAAAGAAGAAGGAGAGGTCATCCCCTAGTGGGGAACCTGGAGGAGCCCCTTTGACCCACCAAGCAGGCTCGGGGGCGGCAGACCAAGATTCAGCTGAAGTTCGCAGGACGAGTCGTCGCAAGCGagcaaaa CAGGTGGAGTACCGCGAGATGGACGAGAGCCTGGCCAATCTGTCGGAGGACGAATATTactctgaggaggagaggaatgccaaggcagagaaagagaggaagcagGTCATCCCTCCTCCGGCTCCACCAGTAGAGGAAGAGAATGACAGTGAACCAGAAGAACCATCTG gtGTGGAAGGAGCTGCTTTCCAGAGCCGTCTTCCTCATGACCGTATGACATCCCAGGAGGCTGCTTGCTTCCCTGACATAATCAGCGGTCCCCAGCAGACTCAGAAGGTCTTCCTCTACATCCGCAACCGTACG CTCCAACTGTGGCTGGACAACCCTAAGATCCAGCTGACCTTTGAGGCCACAGCACAGCAGCTTGAAGCTCCATACAACA gtgatGCTGTGCTGGTCCACAGGATACACAGCTACCTAGAAAGGCATGGACTCATTAACTTTGGCATTTACAAGAGGGTCAAGCCTTTGCCCA CAAAGAAGACCGGCAAGGTTATAGTCATTGGTGGAGGTGTGTCTGGCCTAGCTGCAGCCAGGCAGCTGCAGAGCTTCGGGATGGATGTTACAGTATTGGAGGCCAGG GACCGTGTTGGAGGCAGAGTGGCCACATTTAGGAAGGGCAACTATGTTGCTGATCTGGGAGCCATGGTGGTGACAGGGCTGG GGGGGAATCCCATGGCAGTGATCAGTAAGCAGGTTAACATGGAGCTGGCCAAGATCAAACAGAAGTGTCCACTGTATGAAGCCAATGGCCAGGCT GGTGAACGGTGCACAAGT gtgccaaaagaaaaagatgagatgGTGGAGCAAGAGTTCAACAGATTGCTGGAGGCCACCTCCTACCTCAGCCACCAGCTGGACTTTAACTTCCTCAACAACAAACCTGTTTCTCTGGGACAGGCCCTGGAGGTGGTCATACA GCTGCAGGAGAAGCATGTAAAAGATGAGCAGATAGAACACTGGAAGAAGATTGTAAAGACTCAGGAAGATCTCAGGGATCTTCTCAACAAG ATGGTGACCACTAAGGAACGAGTTAAGGAGCTCCATCAGCAGTATAAAGAGGCCAGTGAAGTCAAACCACCCAGAGATATCACAGCTGAGTTCCTGGTGAAGAGCAAGCACCGTGACCTCACCGCGCTCTGCAAA GACTATGATGAGTTGGTGGAGATGCAGGTCAAGCTGGAGGAGAagctgcaggagctggaggCCAATCCACCCAG TGATGTTTACCTGTCATCTAGGGATCGGCAGATCCTAGACTGGCACTTTGCCAACTTGGAGTTTGCCAACGCTACGCCCCTCTCCACCCTTTCTCTCAAGCATTGGGATCAG GACGATGACTTTGAGTTCACTGGCAGCCACCTGACAGTAAGGAATGGTTACTCTTGTGTTCCCGTGGCCCTGGCTGAAGGCTTGGACATCAAACTAAACACAGCAGTGCGGCAGGTTCGATATACAGCCTCTG GCTGTGAGGTGATAGCAGTCAACACTCGCTCCACGACCCAGACCTTCATATACAAGTGTGATGCTGTGCTGTGCACCCTGCCTCTCGGTGTGTTAAAGCAGCAGCCTCCTGCTGTGCAGTTTGTCCCCCCGCTGCCTGAGTGGAAGACATCTGCTATACAGAGGATGGGCTTTGGCAACCTCAACAAG GtggtgttgtgttttgaccGTGTGTTCTGGGATCCCAGTGTCAACTTGTTTGGTCATGTTGGCTCCACGACAGCAAGTCGGGGCGAACTCTTCCTCTTCTGGAACCTCTACAAAG ccCCGATCCTACTCGCTCTGATGGCTGGCGAGGCCGCTGGCATCATGGAGAACATCAGTGATGACGTGATTGTCGGACGCTGCCTGGCCATTCTCAAAGGAATATTTGGAAGCAGCGCTGTACCGCAG CCAAAGGAAACTGTGGTCACTCGTTGGCGTGCAGACCCCTGGGCGCGGGGCTCCTACTCGTACGTCGCAGCAGGTTCTTCGGGTAACGACTATGACCTTATGGCACAACCCATCACACCTGGCCCTGCTATACCGGGAGCCTCACAG ccGGTCcctcgtctcttcttctctgggGAGCACACTATCAGAAATTACCCCGCTACAGTCCATGGCGCCCTGCTCAGTGGGCTCCGCGAGGCCGGACGCATTGCAGATCAGTTCCTGGGTGCCATGTACACGCTTCCCCGGCAGGCCACTCCCACAGCCGCCAGCAACCCTCAGCAGGCTCAGCCCACCCCCAGTGTCTGA